A window of Symphalangus syndactylus isolate Jambi chromosome 24, NHGRI_mSymSyn1-v2.1_pri, whole genome shotgun sequence contains these coding sequences:
- the RBPJL gene encoding recombining binding protein suppressor of hairless-like protein isoform X2: MDPAGAADPSVPPNPLTHLSLQDRSEMQLQSEADRRSLPGTWTRSSPEHTTILRGGVGRCLQQQCEQTVRILHAKVAQKSYGNEKRFFCPPPCVYLSGPGWRVKPGQDQAHQAGETGPTVCGYMGLDSASGSAAETQKLNFEQQPDSREFGCAKTLYISDADKRKHFRLVLRLVLRGGRELGTFHSRLIKVISKPSQKKQSLKNTDLCISSGSKVSLFNRLRSQTVSTRYLSVEDGAFVASARQWAALTLHLADGHSSQGDFPPREGYVRYGSLVQLVCTVTGITLPPMIIRKVAKQCALLDVDEPISQLHKCAFQFPGSPPGGGGTYLCLATEKVVQFQASPCPKEANRALLNDSSCWTIIGTESVEFSFSTSLACTLQPVTPVPLISTLELSGGGDVATLELHGENFHAGLKVWFGDVEAETMYSPRSLVCVVPDVAAFCSDWRWLRAPITIPMSLVRADGLFYPSAFSFTYTPEYSVRPGHPGVPEPATDADALLESIHQEFTRTNFHLFIQT; encoded by the exons ATGGACCCCGCAGGGGCAGCAG ACCCCTCAGTGCCTCCCAATCCTTTGACTCACCTGAGCCTGCAGGACAGATCAGAGATGCAGCTGCAGAGCGAAGCCGACAGGCGGAGCCTCCCGGGCACTTGGACCAG GTCATCCCCAGAGCACACCACCATTCTGAGGGGAGGCGTGGGCAGGTGCCTGCAGCAACAGTGTGAACAGACTGTGCGGATCCTGCATGCCAAGGTGGCCCAGAAATCGTACGGAAATGAGAAGCG GTTCTTCTGCCCTCCGCCCTGTGTCTACCTCTCGGGGCCCGGCTGGAGGGTGAAGCCAGGGCAGGACCAAG CTCACCAGGCGGGGGAAACGGGGCCCACGGTCTGCGGTTACATGGGACTGGACAGCGCGTCCGGCAGCGCCGCTGAGACGCAGAAGCTGAATTTCGAGCAGCAGCCGGACTCCAGG GAATTCGGCTGCGCCAAGACCCTGTACATCTCAGATGCAGACAAGAGGAAGCACTTTCGGCTGGTGCTGCGGCTGGTGCTGCGCGGGGGCCGGGAGTTGGGTACCTTCCACAGCCGCCTCATCAAGGTCATCTCGAAGCCCTCGCAGAAGAAGCAGTCGCTGAAAAACACCGACC TGTGCATATCCTCCGGCTCAAAGGTCTCCCTCTTCAACCGCCTGCGCTCTCAGACGGTCTCCACACGCTACCTGTCTGTGGAGGATGGGGCCTTTGTGGCCAGTGCACGGCAGTGGGCTGCCCTCACGCTCCACCTGG CTGATGGGCACTCTTCCCAAGGAGACTTCCCACCGCGAGAGGGCTACGTTCGCTATGGCTCCCTGGTACAGCTCGTCTGCACGGTCACCGGCATCACACTACCTCCCATG ATCATCCGTAAAGTAGCAAAACAGTGTGCACTCCTTGATGTGGATGAGCCCATCTCCCAGCTGCACAAGTGTGCATTCCAGTTTCCAGGCAGTCCCCCAGGAGGGGGTGGCACCTACTTATGCCTTGCCACAGAGAAGGTGGTGCAATTTCAG GCCTCTCCCTGCCCCAAGGAGGCGAACAGGGCTCTGCTTAACGACAGCTCTTGCTGGACCATCATCGGCACCGAGTCGGTGGAATTTTCCTTCAGCACCAGCCTGGCGTGTACCCTGCAGCCGGTCACTCCGGTGCCTCTCATCAGCACCCTAGAG CTGAGCGGCGGGGGCGACGTGGCCACGCTGGAGCTCCATGGAGAGAACTTCCACGCGGGGCTCAAGGTGTGGTTCGGGGACGTGGAGGCAGAAACCATGTACAG CCCGCGGTCCCTGGTGTGCGTGGTGCCGGACGTGGCGGCCTTCTGCAGCGACTGGCGCTGGCTGCGCGCTCCCATCACAATCCCCATGAGCCTGGTGCGCGCCGACGGGCTCTTCTACCCTAGTGCCTTCTCCTTCACCTACACCCCGGAATACAGCGTGCGGCCGGGTCACCCCGGCGTCCCCGAGCCCGCCACCGACGCCGACGCGCTCCTGGAGAGCATCCATCAGGAGTTCACGCGCACCAACTTCCACCTCTTCATCCAGACTTAG
- the RBPJL gene encoding recombining binding protein suppressor of hairless-like protein isoform X3: MDPAGAADPSVPPNPLTHLSLQDRSEMQLQSEADRRSLPGTWTRSSPEHTTILRGGVGRCLQQQCEQTVRILHAKVAQKSYGNEKRFFCPPPCVYLSGPGWRVKPGQDQAHQAGETGPTVCGYMGLDSASGSAAETQKLNFEQQPDSREFGCAKTLYISDADKRKHFRLVLRLVLRGGRELGTFHSRLIKVISKPSQKKQSLKNTDPDGHSSQGDFPPREGYVRYGSLVQLVCTVTGITLPPMIIRKVAKQCALLDVDEPISQLHKCAFQFPGSPPGGGGTYLCLATEKVVQFQASPCPKEANRALLNDSSCWTIIGTESVEFSFSTSLACTLQPVTPVPLISTLELSGGGDVATLELHGENFHAGLKVWFGDVEAETMYRSPRSLVCVVPDVAAFCSDWRWLRAPITIPMSLVRADGLFYPSAFSFTYTPEYSVRPGHPGVPEPATDADALLESIHQEFTRTNFHLFIQT, translated from the exons ATGGACCCCGCAGGGGCAGCAG ACCCCTCAGTGCCTCCCAATCCTTTGACTCACCTGAGCCTGCAGGACAGATCAGAGATGCAGCTGCAGAGCGAAGCCGACAGGCGGAGCCTCCCGGGCACTTGGACCAG GTCATCCCCAGAGCACACCACCATTCTGAGGGGAGGCGTGGGCAGGTGCCTGCAGCAACAGTGTGAACAGACTGTGCGGATCCTGCATGCCAAGGTGGCCCAGAAATCGTACGGAAATGAGAAGCG GTTCTTCTGCCCTCCGCCCTGTGTCTACCTCTCGGGGCCCGGCTGGAGGGTGAAGCCAGGGCAGGACCAAG CTCACCAGGCGGGGGAAACGGGGCCCACGGTCTGCGGTTACATGGGACTGGACAGCGCGTCCGGCAGCGCCGCTGAGACGCAGAAGCTGAATTTCGAGCAGCAGCCGGACTCCAGG GAATTCGGCTGCGCCAAGACCCTGTACATCTCAGATGCAGACAAGAGGAAGCACTTTCGGCTGGTGCTGCGGCTGGTGCTGCGCGGGGGCCGGGAGTTGGGTACCTTCCACAGCCGCCTCATCAAGGTCATCTCGAAGCCCTCGCAGAAGAAGCAGTCGCTGAAAAACACCGACC CTGATGGGCACTCTTCCCAAGGAGACTTCCCACCGCGAGAGGGCTACGTTCGCTATGGCTCCCTGGTACAGCTCGTCTGCACGGTCACCGGCATCACACTACCTCCCATG ATCATCCGTAAAGTAGCAAAACAGTGTGCACTCCTTGATGTGGATGAGCCCATCTCCCAGCTGCACAAGTGTGCATTCCAGTTTCCAGGCAGTCCCCCAGGAGGGGGTGGCACCTACTTATGCCTTGCCACAGAGAAGGTGGTGCAATTTCAG GCCTCTCCCTGCCCCAAGGAGGCGAACAGGGCTCTGCTTAACGACAGCTCTTGCTGGACCATCATCGGCACCGAGTCGGTGGAATTTTCCTTCAGCACCAGCCTGGCGTGTACCCTGCAGCCGGTCACTCCGGTGCCTCTCATCAGCACCCTAGAG CTGAGCGGCGGGGGCGACGTGGCCACGCTGGAGCTCCATGGAGAGAACTTCCACGCGGGGCTCAAGGTGTGGTTCGGGGACGTGGAGGCAGAAACCATGTACAG GAGCCCGCGGTCCCTGGTGTGCGTGGTGCCGGACGTGGCGGCCTTCTGCAGCGACTGGCGCTGGCTGCGCGCTCCCATCACAATCCCCATGAGCCTGGTGCGCGCCGACGGGCTCTTCTACCCTAGTGCCTTCTCCTTCACCTACACCCCGGAATACAGCGTGCGGCCGGGTCACCCCGGCGTCCCCGAGCCCGCCACCGACGCCGACGCGCTCCTGGAGAGCATCCATCAGGAGTTCACGCGCACCAACTTCCACCTCTTCATCCAGACTTAG
- the RBPJL gene encoding recombining binding protein suppressor of hairless-like protein isoform X5: MDPAGAADPSVPPNPLTHLSLQDRSEMQLQSEADRRSLPGTWTRFFCPPPCVYLSGPGWRVKPGQDQAHQAGETGPTVCGYMGLDSASGSAAETQKLNFEQQPDSREFGCAKTLYISDADKRKHFRLVLRLVLRGGRELGTFHSRLIKVISKPSQKKQSLKNTDPDGHSSQGDFPPREGYVRYGSLVQLVCTVTGITLPPMIIRKVAKQCALLDVDEPISQLHKCAFQFPGSPPGGGGTYLCLATEKVVQFQASPCPKEANRALLNDSSCWTIIGTESVEFSFSTSLACTLQPVTPVPLISTLELSGGGDVATLELHGENFHAGLKVWFGDVEAETMYRSPRSLVCVVPDVAAFCSDWRWLRAPITIPMSLVRADGLFYPSAFSFTYTPEYSVRPGHPGVPEPATDADALLESIHQEFTRTNFHLFIQT, translated from the exons ATGGACCCCGCAGGGGCAGCAG ACCCCTCAGTGCCTCCCAATCCTTTGACTCACCTGAGCCTGCAGGACAGATCAGAGATGCAGCTGCAGAGCGAAGCCGACAGGCGGAGCCTCCCGGGCACTTGGACCAG GTTCTTCTGCCCTCCGCCCTGTGTCTACCTCTCGGGGCCCGGCTGGAGGGTGAAGCCAGGGCAGGACCAAG CTCACCAGGCGGGGGAAACGGGGCCCACGGTCTGCGGTTACATGGGACTGGACAGCGCGTCCGGCAGCGCCGCTGAGACGCAGAAGCTGAATTTCGAGCAGCAGCCGGACTCCAGG GAATTCGGCTGCGCCAAGACCCTGTACATCTCAGATGCAGACAAGAGGAAGCACTTTCGGCTGGTGCTGCGGCTGGTGCTGCGCGGGGGCCGGGAGTTGGGTACCTTCCACAGCCGCCTCATCAAGGTCATCTCGAAGCCCTCGCAGAAGAAGCAGTCGCTGAAAAACACCGACC CTGATGGGCACTCTTCCCAAGGAGACTTCCCACCGCGAGAGGGCTACGTTCGCTATGGCTCCCTGGTACAGCTCGTCTGCACGGTCACCGGCATCACACTACCTCCCATG ATCATCCGTAAAGTAGCAAAACAGTGTGCACTCCTTGATGTGGATGAGCCCATCTCCCAGCTGCACAAGTGTGCATTCCAGTTTCCAGGCAGTCCCCCAGGAGGGGGTGGCACCTACTTATGCCTTGCCACAGAGAAGGTGGTGCAATTTCAG GCCTCTCCCTGCCCCAAGGAGGCGAACAGGGCTCTGCTTAACGACAGCTCTTGCTGGACCATCATCGGCACCGAGTCGGTGGAATTTTCCTTCAGCACCAGCCTGGCGTGTACCCTGCAGCCGGTCACTCCGGTGCCTCTCATCAGCACCCTAGAG CTGAGCGGCGGGGGCGACGTGGCCACGCTGGAGCTCCATGGAGAGAACTTCCACGCGGGGCTCAAGGTGTGGTTCGGGGACGTGGAGGCAGAAACCATGTACAG GAGCCCGCGGTCCCTGGTGTGCGTGGTGCCGGACGTGGCGGCCTTCTGCAGCGACTGGCGCTGGCTGCGCGCTCCCATCACAATCCCCATGAGCCTGGTGCGCGCCGACGGGCTCTTCTACCCTAGTGCCTTCTCCTTCACCTACACCCCGGAATACAGCGTGCGGCCGGGTCACCCCGGCGTCCCCGAGCCCGCCACCGACGCCGACGCGCTCCTGGAGAGCATCCATCAGGAGTTCACGCGCACCAACTTCCACCTCTTCATCCAGACTTAG
- the RBPJL gene encoding recombining binding protein suppressor of hairless-like protein isoform X1, with amino-acid sequence MDPAGAADPSVPPNPLTHLSLQDRSEMQLQSEADRRSLPGTWTRSSPEHTTILRGGVGRCLQQQCEQTVRILHAKVAQKSYGNEKRFFCPPPCVYLSGPGWRVKPGQDQAHQAGETGPTVCGYMGLDSASGSAAETQKLNFEQQPDSREFGCAKTLYISDADKRKHFRLVLRLVLRGGRELGTFHSRLIKVISKPSQKKQSLKNTDLCISSGSKVSLFNRLRSQTVSTRYLSVEDGAFVASARQWAALTLHLADGHSSQGDFPPREGYVRYGSLVQLVCTVTGITLPPMIIRKVAKQCALLDVDEPISQLHKCAFQFPGSPPGGGGTYLCLATEKVVQFQASPCPKEANRALLNDSSCWTIIGTESVEFSFSTSLACTLQPVTPVPLISTLELSGGGDVATLELHGENFHAGLKVWFGDVEAETMYRSPRSLVCVVPDVAAFCSDWRWLRAPITIPMSLVRADGLFYPSAFSFTYTPEYSVRPGHPGVPEPATDADALLESIHQEFTRTNFHLFIQT; translated from the exons ATGGACCCCGCAGGGGCAGCAG ACCCCTCAGTGCCTCCCAATCCTTTGACTCACCTGAGCCTGCAGGACAGATCAGAGATGCAGCTGCAGAGCGAAGCCGACAGGCGGAGCCTCCCGGGCACTTGGACCAG GTCATCCCCAGAGCACACCACCATTCTGAGGGGAGGCGTGGGCAGGTGCCTGCAGCAACAGTGTGAACAGACTGTGCGGATCCTGCATGCCAAGGTGGCCCAGAAATCGTACGGAAATGAGAAGCG GTTCTTCTGCCCTCCGCCCTGTGTCTACCTCTCGGGGCCCGGCTGGAGGGTGAAGCCAGGGCAGGACCAAG CTCACCAGGCGGGGGAAACGGGGCCCACGGTCTGCGGTTACATGGGACTGGACAGCGCGTCCGGCAGCGCCGCTGAGACGCAGAAGCTGAATTTCGAGCAGCAGCCGGACTCCAGG GAATTCGGCTGCGCCAAGACCCTGTACATCTCAGATGCAGACAAGAGGAAGCACTTTCGGCTGGTGCTGCGGCTGGTGCTGCGCGGGGGCCGGGAGTTGGGTACCTTCCACAGCCGCCTCATCAAGGTCATCTCGAAGCCCTCGCAGAAGAAGCAGTCGCTGAAAAACACCGACC TGTGCATATCCTCCGGCTCAAAGGTCTCCCTCTTCAACCGCCTGCGCTCTCAGACGGTCTCCACACGCTACCTGTCTGTGGAGGATGGGGCCTTTGTGGCCAGTGCACGGCAGTGGGCTGCCCTCACGCTCCACCTGG CTGATGGGCACTCTTCCCAAGGAGACTTCCCACCGCGAGAGGGCTACGTTCGCTATGGCTCCCTGGTACAGCTCGTCTGCACGGTCACCGGCATCACACTACCTCCCATG ATCATCCGTAAAGTAGCAAAACAGTGTGCACTCCTTGATGTGGATGAGCCCATCTCCCAGCTGCACAAGTGTGCATTCCAGTTTCCAGGCAGTCCCCCAGGAGGGGGTGGCACCTACTTATGCCTTGCCACAGAGAAGGTGGTGCAATTTCAG GCCTCTCCCTGCCCCAAGGAGGCGAACAGGGCTCTGCTTAACGACAGCTCTTGCTGGACCATCATCGGCACCGAGTCGGTGGAATTTTCCTTCAGCACCAGCCTGGCGTGTACCCTGCAGCCGGTCACTCCGGTGCCTCTCATCAGCACCCTAGAG CTGAGCGGCGGGGGCGACGTGGCCACGCTGGAGCTCCATGGAGAGAACTTCCACGCGGGGCTCAAGGTGTGGTTCGGGGACGTGGAGGCAGAAACCATGTACAG GAGCCCGCGGTCCCTGGTGTGCGTGGTGCCGGACGTGGCGGCCTTCTGCAGCGACTGGCGCTGGCTGCGCGCTCCCATCACAATCCCCATGAGCCTGGTGCGCGCCGACGGGCTCTTCTACCCTAGTGCCTTCTCCTTCACCTACACCCCGGAATACAGCGTGCGGCCGGGTCACCCCGGCGTCCCCGAGCCCGCCACCGACGCCGACGCGCTCCTGGAGAGCATCCATCAGGAGTTCACGCGCACCAACTTCCACCTCTTCATCCAGACTTAG
- the RBPJL gene encoding recombining binding protein suppressor of hairless-like protein isoform X4, with amino-acid sequence MDPAGAADPSVPPNPLTHLSLQDRSEMQLQSEADRRSLPGTWTRSSPEHTTILRGGVGRCLQQQCEQTVRILHAKVAQKSYGNEKRFFCPPPCVYLSGPGWRVKPGQDQAHQAGETGPTVCGYMGLDSASGSAAETQKLNFEQQPDSREFGCAKTLYISDADKRKHFRLVLRLVLRGGRELGTFHSRLIKVISKPSQKKQSLKNTDLCISSGSKVSLFNRLRSQTVSTRYLSVEDGAFVASARQWAALTLHLADGHSSQGDFPPREGYVRYGSLVQLVCTVTGITLPPMIIRKVAKQCALLDVDEPISQLHKCAFQFPGSPPGGGGTYLCLATEKVVQFQASPCPKEANRALLNDSSCWTIIGTESVEFSFSTSLACTLQPVTPVPLISTLELSGGGDVATLELHGENFHAGLKVWFGDVEAETMYRYGEPAVPGVRGAGRGGLLQRLALAARSHHNPHEPGARRRALLP; translated from the exons ATGGACCCCGCAGGGGCAGCAG ACCCCTCAGTGCCTCCCAATCCTTTGACTCACCTGAGCCTGCAGGACAGATCAGAGATGCAGCTGCAGAGCGAAGCCGACAGGCGGAGCCTCCCGGGCACTTGGACCAG GTCATCCCCAGAGCACACCACCATTCTGAGGGGAGGCGTGGGCAGGTGCCTGCAGCAACAGTGTGAACAGACTGTGCGGATCCTGCATGCCAAGGTGGCCCAGAAATCGTACGGAAATGAGAAGCG GTTCTTCTGCCCTCCGCCCTGTGTCTACCTCTCGGGGCCCGGCTGGAGGGTGAAGCCAGGGCAGGACCAAG CTCACCAGGCGGGGGAAACGGGGCCCACGGTCTGCGGTTACATGGGACTGGACAGCGCGTCCGGCAGCGCCGCTGAGACGCAGAAGCTGAATTTCGAGCAGCAGCCGGACTCCAGG GAATTCGGCTGCGCCAAGACCCTGTACATCTCAGATGCAGACAAGAGGAAGCACTTTCGGCTGGTGCTGCGGCTGGTGCTGCGCGGGGGCCGGGAGTTGGGTACCTTCCACAGCCGCCTCATCAAGGTCATCTCGAAGCCCTCGCAGAAGAAGCAGTCGCTGAAAAACACCGACC TGTGCATATCCTCCGGCTCAAAGGTCTCCCTCTTCAACCGCCTGCGCTCTCAGACGGTCTCCACACGCTACCTGTCTGTGGAGGATGGGGCCTTTGTGGCCAGTGCACGGCAGTGGGCTGCCCTCACGCTCCACCTGG CTGATGGGCACTCTTCCCAAGGAGACTTCCCACCGCGAGAGGGCTACGTTCGCTATGGCTCCCTGGTACAGCTCGTCTGCACGGTCACCGGCATCACACTACCTCCCATG ATCATCCGTAAAGTAGCAAAACAGTGTGCACTCCTTGATGTGGATGAGCCCATCTCCCAGCTGCACAAGTGTGCATTCCAGTTTCCAGGCAGTCCCCCAGGAGGGGGTGGCACCTACTTATGCCTTGCCACAGAGAAGGTGGTGCAATTTCAG GCCTCTCCCTGCCCCAAGGAGGCGAACAGGGCTCTGCTTAACGACAGCTCTTGCTGGACCATCATCGGCACCGAGTCGGTGGAATTTTCCTTCAGCACCAGCCTGGCGTGTACCCTGCAGCCGGTCACTCCGGTGCCTCTCATCAGCACCCTAGAG CTGAGCGGCGGGGGCGACGTGGCCACGCTGGAGCTCCATGGAGAGAACTTCCACGCGGGGCTCAAGGTGTGGTTCGGGGACGTGGAGGCAGAAACCATGTACAGGTACGGG GAGCCCGCGGTCCCTGGTGTGCGTGGTGCCGGACGTGGCGGCCTTCTGCAGCGACTGGCGCTGGCTGCGCGCTCCCATCACAATCCCCATGAGCCTGGTGCGCGCCGACGGGCTCTTCTACCCTAG